The Ricinus communis isolate WT05 ecotype wild-type chromosome 8, ASM1957865v1, whole genome shotgun sequence sequence CCAGTCCTGCAAAACACAAAGACATGTTTCAATTGAAAACCTTAACATAAATTTCAACTGCAAGTTACAACACTTgggagaaaagaagaaaaggaaaaataatctATTTTGCTATGAGACAAAGAATCAATTAAGAGCCGGCAACTAATTGCAAATTTTCTGCCAAAATGCATGACTATTGATATATCTATGAAAGCATAAAACTTCAAGCAGAGCCTCTCAAGTCTTTTCATCATTTTGGCAGTATCTACAAGCTAAACATGGAAAGTTTAGTAAATATCCAATTTCATACATCGAGAGTACCATTTTAAGAAGAGCATCTAGCATCCAAGATTATAGTAAGAAAAGAGTGTAACTTCCAACAATTGCTGAGGAAAAATGAACTCACGATTCCAAAGCGCTGATGCATGTCATGCTGTGGCCAAATAAAATGCTGCGACTCCTGATCCCACAGCTGCTGAACTGGGGGAATTGGGGGGGAAGGTAGAGCCAATGGAGTACTCTGAACAGAATCTTCCTGGCCTTCATTCTGATCCCTACTCTGCTGCTCCGGTTCTTGTTCTGCCGACACAGGAGTGGCAGATGTTCCTTCCAGCTCCCAATCAAGAGGAGCATGACCTTGCCTTTCCACATATGATCGTATCAATTGGTCAAGGCTCTCACGAAAACCACTACGAAGAAGAGTAGAAACACTCCTCCTACATCAGAAACAAAAGTTCAATTACATATCTCAGTAACTTAAACTAGCTAATCAGTATGCcctttaattatgaaattctCACCTACTTAGGAGCTCCCTGAGTTCCGTACTGTACACATTATCATCATCAGGAAAATAAAAGGGATCCATCCTTCCAACAGGAACAGCTTCTCCTTCAGAAGGCTCTTCTAACCAACCATCTTCATGCCACACTTCAGACACTTCTTCTCTGTCATCATGTTCCAACCATCCATTGGCATTGGTTTCATGATGATGTCCATCTATGTTGTCTTGATCGCTTTCTCTCCATTCATCAGATCCAAGATTATCTCCAAACAAGCCTCTACCTTCATTTCTCAAAACTTGACTCTGCCACTGTTCTACTTGCGCAGCAGAATCATGCTGATTTAAATCTTCAACCACATTGCTTTCCAAATCATCCATTTGATTGGATAAGGTATGTGCGGAACTTTCTTCCCCATCAGCCTCAAACTGTTGAGACAATGCTTCACTGGTTGACAGCAGAAAGATATGCTCTTCAGCTTCAATTACATTGGTATCTTCTCCCCGGTTTTCATTCACCTCTTCTCCAGTTCCATCTCCCCTTTCAAAAAATTCTGAATTCATGGACTGTAGCCGGCCTCTTATTCCATTCTCTGATACTTGTCTTGACCCCTCTTCAGAATAAGAAGTAGGATCCTGCGAACTTCTATCTTCAATAATGCTACTTCCTATATCAGTTCTATCACCTGATAACTCATAGTTATCACTTTCATCAATATTTGACTCAGTTTCTTCATGAAAATCATCTACATCCTGTTTTGAATTATTTGCTTGGGTCTGTTCACTTCCGTTACCATTAATGTCAGTGTTGGATGAGGTATCAGAGGTGCTGCTGCTTGCTTGACCAACAGAGTGGTCCAATCTGGAGAAAAACCCTTCCCTTCATGGAAGAAACAATTTGCATAATATCATtaaaagatgaagaaaattACAACATTAAATACGAAAAAAATGAAGatccaataatttattagGGCAGTCGGTCTAATAACTAATTCAGTCTAGTATGGGGCCATATCTCCTAATTTTAGCAAAAAAGCGATAACATACTAAAACAGATTCACAAAAATAGATACcttaaagaaagaagaagaagaagaagaaaaattgaaaagcaTTCCCAGTTTATGGCAGTTTCTGTAATTTCCCAAACACCCCTACTGGGAGCAACATTCTTCAAcgaaacaaaacaaatataGATTTCCCcagaaaatataaagagtaaaCAGATGTTATGGATCTAGAAATGCAATAGCGGAAAGGAAAGAGGCATGGAAACATATATAAGGATAATATCAATCAGATGTATACGTAAAACCCAAATACCTCAAATCTGATACTGTATGTCTTTGTCTCAGTAAACCCAATTCACTTGCAGCTGTGGATGCAGGTCTCTGA is a genomic window containing:
- the LOC8261552 gene encoding uncharacterized protein LOC8261552 — its product is MAIAGLHNVSVLDSSFLRESQSEAATRRGDDGRASTRPSSILRMWRELEDEHVVSHPRGRIGGRVLQLRSDGLSSDLSRVDLSDSHGSEHSGTSEDASMSENDYGQWSPGPIGSEDSSDLGEIERERVRQIFRDWMNCAARERTSNNSRRINTSRAEWLGETEQERVRIIREWVQMNSRQRGSCVHRREDHGAEVVGQIEQVLDGSVVNHNEGQNELTRRGIRRLCGRQALVDMLKKAEIERRQELQGLLEHRAVSLFAHRNRIQALLRGRFLRNDRIVEVQRPASTAASELGLLRQRHTVSDLREGFFSRLDHSVGQASSSTSDTSSNTDINGNGSEQTQANNSKQDVDDFHEETESNIDESDNYELSGDRTDIGSSIIEDRSSQDPTSYSEEGSRQVSENGIRGRLQSMNSEFFERGDGTGEEVNENRGEDTNVIEAEEHIFLLSTSEALSQQFEADGEESSAHTLSNQMDDLESNVVEDLNQHDSAAQVEQWQSQVLRNEGRGLFGDNLGSDEWRESDQDNIDGHHHETNANGWLEHDDREEVSEVWHEDGWLEEPSEGEAVPVGRMDPFYFPDDDNVYSTELRELLSRRSVSTLLRSGFRESLDQLIRSYVERQGHAPLDWELEGTSATPVSAEQEPEQQSRDQNEGQEDSVQSTPLALPSPPIPPVQQLWDQESQHFIWPQHDMHQRFGIDWDIINDLRIDMARLQQRMTNMQRMLEACMDMQLELQRSIRQEVSAALIRSSGSAEISENGLPEDTSKWDHVRKGICCICSDSNIDSLLYRCGHMCTCSKCANELVQKGEKCPMCKAPVIEVIRAYSIL